In a single window of the Acinetobacter sp. CS-2 genome:
- the dprA gene encoding DNA-processing protein DprA produces the protein MLNSLSALQLDYIRLWFLVQHSLPSFYKIQEYYTHLAEATQPDQIETWQKLGIHKNHIQRLRDFHLPESQRQFQHCIDLIQKQSDFVLLQDDAHYPQQLLPYADKPPILFGQGNVQTLLQAQIAIVGSRKPSNHGRQVAYDFAYYLSEKGFYISSGLAQGIDEAAHQGALQHNRTIAVMGTGLDLTYPSQNQPLRQQILAQAGTVITEFLPGTPPLQQHFPRRNRIVSALSLGVIVAEAALKSGSLITAKWAAEQGKLIFAIPGHIYSEHHQGCHQLIREGAILVDHPEQVIEDLALPTQWHTQQHSEQASKLAPLDTQPELPAHLSVLYNQLDWIGQHLDELVIQLQLDIATLTSQLMELELLGLCTQQAGMYLRCRPGK, from the coding sequence ATGCTCAATTCCTTAAGCGCCTTGCAGCTGGATTACATTCGTTTATGGTTTCTGGTACAGCACTCTCTGCCCAGCTTTTATAAAATCCAGGAATACTATACCCATCTGGCCGAAGCAACACAGCCTGACCAAATTGAAACATGGCAAAAACTTGGCATTCACAAAAATCATATTCAGCGGCTGCGAGATTTTCATCTTCCTGAATCACAGCGGCAATTTCAGCATTGTATTGATCTGATTCAAAAACAGAGTGATTTTGTACTGTTGCAGGATGATGCACACTACCCACAGCAACTACTGCCCTATGCCGATAAGCCGCCGATCCTGTTTGGCCAGGGCAATGTCCAAACCCTGTTACAAGCACAAATTGCCATTGTCGGTAGCCGTAAACCCAGCAATCACGGACGCCAGGTGGCCTATGACTTTGCTTATTATCTCAGTGAAAAAGGCTTTTATATCAGCAGTGGCTTGGCACAAGGCATTGATGAAGCCGCCCATCAGGGTGCTTTGCAGCACAATCGCACCATTGCCGTGATGGGTACAGGCCTAGACCTGACCTATCCCAGTCAAAATCAGCCGTTGCGACAGCAGATTCTTGCTCAGGCCGGTACGGTAATCACCGAGTTCTTACCCGGAACCCCTCCTTTACAGCAGCATTTTCCGCGGCGCAACCGCATTGTCAGTGCCTTAAGCCTCGGCGTGATTGTGGCAGAAGCTGCACTGAAAAGTGGTTCTTTAATCACGGCGAAATGGGCAGCGGAACAAGGCAAATTGATCTTTGCCATTCCAGGACATATTTATAGCGAGCATCATCAAGGCTGCCATCAACTGATTCGTGAAGGTGCCATTTTAGTGGATCATCCTGAACAGGTGATTGAAGATCTGGCCCTGCCGACACAATGGCATACGCAACAGCACAGCGAACAGGCCAGCAAACTTGCCCCTTTGGATACCCAACCCGAACTGCCAGCGCATTTAAGCGTTTTGTACAATCAGCTAGACTGGATCGGACAACATCTGGATGAACTGGTCATTCAACTGCAGTTAGACATTGCCACCCTGACCAGTCAATTGATGGAACTGGAATTACTTGGCTTGTGCACCCAACAAGCTGGCATGTATCTACGTTGTCGTCCAGGCAAATAA